From a region of the Methanolinea sp. genome:
- a CDS encoding ATP phosphoribosyltransferase gives MISIALPKGSLEAQTLQLFKEADLEVKRGERDYNPVISDLRIDKVKILRPQEIPRYVEMGYFDLGISGLDWVKETGSRVREVARLSYSKTGEGTVKIVVAVHESEPIASVSQIRPNSRVTTEYPEITREYFGRLGIPVQLFHSFGASEAKVPDLMDVVVDLTETGTTLRRNGLKIIGQIMESYTVIIANRESFEDEGKRRAIEEIVTLLLGVIDARHQVLLSMNVPDEAMERVVAALPALKRPTVSRLHGIDYYSVQTVARKAEVNTLIPSLKAAGAEDILEIPIAKIIR, from the coding sequence ATGATTTCCATCGCACTTCCCAAGGGCAGCCTTGAGGCGCAGACCCTGCAGCTCTTCAAGGAGGCGGACCTCGAGGTGAAAAGGGGGGAGCGGGACTACAACCCGGTCATTTCCGACCTCCGTATCGACAAGGTGAAGATCCTCCGGCCCCAGGAGATCCCCAGGTATGTCGAGATGGGCTATTTCGACCTCGGCATCTCGGGTCTTGACTGGGTGAAGGAGACCGGTTCCAGGGTGCGGGAGGTGGCACGCCTATCCTACAGCAAGACCGGGGAGGGGACGGTCAAGATCGTGGTCGCGGTCCACGAGAGCGAGCCCATCGCCAGTGTCTCCCAGATCCGGCCTAACAGCCGGGTGACCACCGAGTACCCGGAGATCACCCGTGAATACTTCGGGCGGCTCGGGATCCCGGTCCAGCTCTTCCACTCCTTCGGCGCATCCGAGGCGAAGGTGCCGGACCTGATGGACGTGGTTGTCGACCTGACCGAGACCGGGACGACGCTGCGGAGAAACGGCCTGAAGATCATCGGCCAGATCATGGAGTCCTACACGGTGATCATCGCCAACCGGGAGAGTTTCGAGGACGAGGGAAAGCGCCGGGCTATAGAAGAGATCGTGACCCTGCTCCTCGGGGTGATCGATGCCCGCCACCAGGTGCTCCTCTCCATGAACGTCCCTGACGAGGCGATGGAGCGGGTCGTAGCCGCACTCCCGGCCCTCAAGAGGCCTACGGTGAGCAGGCTGCACGGCATAGACTACTACAGCGTCCAGACCGTGGCCCGGAAGGCGGAGGTAAACACCCTCATCCCCAGTCTCAAGGCTGCCGGGGCCGAAGATATCCTGGAGATCCCCATAGCAAAGATAATCCGGTAA
- a CDS encoding DUF1015 domain-containing protein, with amino-acid sequence MVAIFPFAAVRPEREVAAQVAAVPYDVVTGQEAFAIIRKNPMSFLRVSRPDAELPDLPPHDDRVYARARERFDELRSAGVFRDDGSAGFYIYQVSSRKETFTGLACCLSVEDYESGVIRRHEQTRYDKEEDRTRHIDAVNANTGPVVLIYRDREALARFLGELASTLRPDAEVGWSDGSVHRIFRVSDPRHLARIEGHFSGIDRLYIADGHHRAKSAVNVAAMRRRQGCGGGEADRFMGVLFADSEVRVHGYSRLVRDLGGRTREEFMEALSGSYEIAACAPVDRSAYQITPRAPGNGHLMHMYLGGTWYECRARCSPPSNPIAALDVSVLQHEVLERILSITDPRGDERLQYLGGARPIADLEAMVDRGEYAVAFSLPPVRVETVLSIADGNGIMPPKSTWFEPKLLSGLIVHTLS; translated from the coding sequence ATGGTGGCGATATTTCCTTTTGCCGCGGTCAGGCCGGAGCGTGAGGTTGCTGCACAGGTGGCAGCGGTCCCCTATGACGTGGTAACCGGCCAGGAGGCTTTCGCAATCATCAGGAAGAACCCGATGAGCTTCCTGCGGGTCAGCCGTCCCGATGCCGAGCTCCCCGACCTCCCTCCCCATGACGACCGGGTTTATGCCCGCGCCCGGGAGCGGTTCGATGAACTCCGGTCGGCCGGGGTGTTCCGGGACGATGGAAGCGCGGGGTTTTACATCTACCAGGTCAGTTCCCGGAAGGAAACGTTCACCGGGCTCGCCTGCTGCCTTTCGGTGGAGGACTACGAGTCCGGGGTCATCCGTCGGCACGAGCAGACCCGGTACGACAAGGAAGAAGACCGGACCCGGCATATCGATGCGGTAAACGCCAATACCGGTCCGGTTGTCCTGATCTACCGGGACCGGGAAGCGCTTGCCCGTTTCCTCGGTGAACTTGCCAGCACGCTTCGTCCCGACGCCGAAGTAGGGTGGTCCGACGGCTCGGTTCACCGGATCTTCCGGGTATCCGATCCCCGCCACCTGGCCCGGATCGAGGGCCACTTTTCCGGGATCGACCGCCTCTACATCGCCGATGGCCATCACCGGGCAAAATCGGCGGTCAATGTCGCCGCCATGCGGCGCCGGCAGGGGTGCGGCGGCGGGGAAGCGGACCGGTTCATGGGAGTGCTCTTCGCCGATTCGGAGGTCCGGGTACATGGCTACAGCCGCCTTGTACGCGATCTCGGGGGCAGGACCCGCGAGGAGTTCATGGAGGCGCTCTCCGGCTCCTACGAGATCGCTGCCTGCGCACCGGTCGACCGCTCGGCCTACCAGATCACCCCCCGGGCGCCGGGCAACGGCCACCTGATGCACATGTACCTCGGCGGCACCTGGTACGAATGCCGGGCAAGGTGCAGTCCGCCATCCAATCCCATCGCGGCCCTTGATGTATCGGTCCTGCAGCACGAGGTTCTCGAGCGGATCCTCTCCATCACCGACCCGCGGGGCGACGAGCGCCTCCAGTACCTCGGCGGCGCCCGGCCCATCGCCGATCTCGAAGCCATGGTGGACCGGGGCGAGTACGCGGTGGCCTTCTCCCTGCCGCCGGTCCGGGTGGAGACGGTCCTGTCCATTGCCGATGGGAACGGTATCATGCCTCCCAAGTCCACCTGGTTTGAACCAAAGCTCCTCTCGGGCCTGATCGTTCACACCCTCTCCTGA
- the rimI gene encoding ribosomal protein S18-alanine N-acetyltransferase: MGAEITIRKARQDDIGAITAIEAESFPDPWSAAVLAETLAYFPSNFFVADHQGRVVGFVAGGIEDTGAQVYGHICNLAVTPSYRKRGVGRMLVRRAERQFAIQLAAGVQLEVRVSNTAAQQFYHRLGYRQIFLVNQYYANGEDAVVMLKEFRF; the protein is encoded by the coding sequence ATGGGCGCCGAGATCACCATACGGAAGGCCCGGCAGGACGACATCGGCGCGATTACCGCGATCGAGGCCGAATCGTTCCCCGATCCCTGGAGTGCCGCGGTGCTTGCCGAGACCCTCGCCTACTTCCCCTCGAATTTCTTTGTTGCGGATCACCAGGGAAGAGTGGTCGGCTTCGTTGCCGGAGGAATCGAGGACACCGGCGCGCAGGTCTATGGTCACATCTGCAACCTCGCCGTCACCCCCTCCTACCGGAAACGCGGGGTGGGCAGGATGCTTGTCCGGCGGGCCGAACGTCAGTTTGCCATCCAGCTCGCCGCCGGGGTCCAGCTCGAGGTCCGGGTGTCGAACACCGCTGCCCAGCAGTTTTACCATCGCCTCGGTTACCGGCAGATTTTCCTGGTGAACCAATACTATGCCAATGGAGAGGACGCGGTGGTCATGCTGAAGGAATTCCGCTTCTAG
- the hmgA gene encoding hydroxymethylglutaryl-CoA reductase (NADPH) has product MEDYLERLKKGSLKLYALESELPPEEAVRVRRTYIEQETGTALPAIGSFSISIDRAATKNCENMIGTVQVPVGVAGPLLVKGEYADGPFFIPLATTEGALVASVNRGCGAISRAGGAEARIFRDGITRAPVFAARDIPHARSICEWVSSHREEIAAAAESTTSHGKLTGITTTTGGTSVFVRLEFDSKDAMGMNMVTIASARAAEVIAAATGARLIAVSGNFCTDKKPAAVNLVMGRGRTVAAGVFLSDNLVREVFKTDAATLAEVNLRKNLVGSARAGSLGFNAHAANIVAALFIACGQDPAHVVEGSLAITTVDPAEGGVYVSVTLPSLPVGTVGGGTGVATQHECLTLLGVAGGGSPPGTNAKKFAEIIACAVLAGELSLLGALGAQHLARAHQQLGR; this is encoded by the coding sequence ATGGAAGATTATCTCGAGAGGCTGAAAAAAGGGTCGCTGAAACTCTATGCGCTCGAGTCCGAGCTTCCGCCGGAGGAGGCGGTGCGGGTCCGGCGGACCTATATCGAGCAGGAGACAGGGACCGCTCTCCCTGCGATCGGGTCGTTCTCGATCTCCATCGACCGGGCGGCCACCAAGAACTGCGAGAACATGATCGGCACCGTCCAGGTACCGGTAGGGGTCGCCGGTCCGCTCCTTGTGAAGGGTGAATACGCGGACGGCCCGTTCTTCATCCCGCTGGCGACCACCGAAGGGGCGCTGGTGGCATCGGTCAACCGGGGGTGCGGGGCCATCTCCCGTGCCGGTGGTGCAGAAGCCCGCATCTTCCGGGACGGGATAACCCGGGCGCCGGTCTTTGCCGCCCGGGATATCCCCCACGCCCGCAGCATCTGCGAATGGGTTTCCTCCCACCGGGAAGAGATCGCCGCTGCAGCCGAGAGCACCACCTCTCACGGGAAACTGACCGGTATCACCACCACTACCGGAGGGACCAGCGTCTTTGTCCGGCTCGAGTTCGACAGCAAGGATGCCATGGGTATGAACATGGTGACCATCGCCAGCGCGAGGGCAGCTGAGGTGATCGCGGCTGCGACCGGCGCCCGCCTGATCGCTGTCTCGGGCAACTTCTGCACCGACAAGAAGCCGGCCGCGGTCAACCTGGTCATGGGGAGGGGCCGGACCGTTGCCGCAGGGGTCTTTCTTTCCGATAACCTGGTCCGGGAGGTCTTCAAGACGGACGCTGCCACCCTTGCCGAAGTGAACCTCCGCAAGAACCTGGTCGGGTCGGCCCGTGCCGGGTCCCTTGGCTTCAATGCCCATGCTGCAAACATCGTTGCCGCCCTGTTCATCGCCTGCGGGCAGGACCCGGCCCATGTCGTCGAGGGAAGCCTGGCCATCACCACGGTCGACCCTGCAGAAGGCGGGGTCTATGTCTCGGTAACGCTCCCGTCGCTTCCGGTGGGAACGGTGGGGGGCGGGACCGGGGTCGCGACCCAGCACGAATGCCTCACCCTCCTCGGGGTTGCCGGTGGGGGGAGCCCGCCAGGGACGAATGCGAAGAAGTTCGCCGAGATCATCGCCTGCGCGGTGCTTGCCGGGGAGCTCTCCCTGCTCGGGGCGCTCGGGGCACAGCACCTGGCCCGGGCCCACCAGCAGCTCGGCCGCTAG
- a CDS encoding methyltransferase domain-containing protein encodes MEQDQWALRVPRSRGEIERQRLARAGLLDQSLRPGIDGDTLLIPVVAELEGAQRASFQRRARTPELPRHELIGGIAVMLEENPAAAEELLASRPSLHTVLFPVSDVEGEYRTRRFRALAGKDTTRTTCTEFGKRFAIDLAEAYFSARLATERQRIVSRMGEGERVLDLFAGVGPFALSLADRASLVVAVDINPGAVRLLVQNIRLNRAGNVLPFLADASRVRGALPWTFDRIVMNHPTGALPFLREAFALCRPGGSIHCYVLQEREGEALPEIRGYPVKEVCERYVRSYSPGKWHAVYDIVVG; translated from the coding sequence ATGGAACAGGACCAGTGGGCGCTGCGTGTCCCCCGCAGCCGGGGAGAGATCGAGCGGCAGCGGCTTGCAAGGGCAGGGCTCCTAGACCAGAGCCTCCGTCCGGGCATAGATGGCGATACGCTCCTCATCCCGGTTGTGGCAGAGCTGGAGGGTGCACAGCGGGCGAGCTTCCAGCGACGCGCCAGGACCCCGGAGCTGCCGCGCCACGAGCTGATCGGGGGCATCGCGGTCATGCTCGAGGAAAACCCGGCCGCAGCAGAGGAACTGCTGGCCTCCCGTCCCTCCCTGCATACCGTGCTCTTCCCGGTGAGCGATGTGGAGGGGGAGTATCGCACCCGCCGCTTCAGGGCGCTTGCCGGAAAAGACACCACCCGGACGACCTGCACCGAGTTCGGGAAGCGGTTCGCAATCGATCTCGCGGAGGCCTATTTCTCGGCCCGGCTGGCAACGGAACGGCAGCGTATCGTCTCCCGCATGGGGGAGGGCGAGAGGGTGCTCGACCTGTTCGCCGGGGTCGGGCCGTTTGCCCTGTCCCTTGCAGACCGGGCATCCCTGGTGGTGGCAGTCGACATCAATCCCGGCGCAGTCCGCCTCCTCGTACAGAACATCAGGCTGAACCGTGCCGGAAACGTGCTCCCGTTTCTCGCAGACGCCTCGCGGGTCCGCGGCGCCCTCCCCTGGACCTTCGACCGCATCGTCATGAACCACCCGACCGGCGCCCTCCCCTTCCTTCGGGAGGCATTCGCCCTCTGCCGACCGGGAGGCTCGATCCACTGCTACGTCCTCCAGGAGAGGGAAGGAGAAGCCCTCCCGGAAATCAGGGGTTACCCCGTGAAGGAGGTATGCGAACGCTACGTCCGCTCCTATTCGCCGGGGAAGTGGCACGCGGTGTACGATATCGTGGTGGGATGA
- a CDS encoding molybdopterin-binding protein — MEISARNVFKGKVKSIRYGQILAELVIELPGGVEITSLITKASADRMKLAVGKNVSAVIKASNVMVATE, encoded by the coding sequence ATGGAAATCAGCGCCAGGAACGTCTTCAAAGGAAAGGTAAAATCGATCAGGTATGGCCAGATCCTTGCGGAACTGGTTATCGAACTGCCCGGGGGAGTGGAGATCACATCGCTGATCACCAAAGCCTCTGCAGACCGGATGAAGCTTGCCGTGGGAAAGAACGTATCGGCGGTCATCAAGGCATCGAACGTGATGGTTGCGACCGAGTAG
- a CDS encoding Zn-ribbon domain-containing OB-fold protein, whose translation MSVARFWRKIPQRYNLIGTTCTRCGRYFFQPRSFCPDCRRAGNIVDHKFSGKGTVVTHTVIRTASEQFEQMTPYVLAIVQLDEGPRITAQLVCAPDEVCIGMRVRPVFRKISSDGDSGVIHYGTKYAPAD comes from the coding sequence TTGTCCGTTGCACGGTTCTGGAGGAAGATCCCCCAGCGCTACAACCTGATCGGGACCACCTGCACCAGGTGCGGGCGGTACTTCTTTCAGCCGCGGTCGTTCTGCCCAGACTGCCGGAGGGCAGGCAATATAGTCGATCACAAGTTTTCCGGGAAGGGGACGGTGGTCACCCACACCGTCATCCGGACGGCGAGCGAGCAGTTCGAGCAGATGACTCCCTACGTGCTGGCCATCGTCCAGCTTGACGAAGGGCCCAGGATCACCGCCCAGCTGGTCTGCGCACCCGACGAGGTCTGCATCGGGATGAGGGTGCGCCCGGTCTTCCGGAAGATCTCTTCCGACGGGGACAGCGGGGTCATCCACTACGGGACAAAGTACGCTCCGGCAGATTAA
- a CDS encoding thiolase domain-containing protein, with amino-acid sequence MRDVAVIGAGCTPFGEKWNSSFRNLFVEAGILALEDAGVAGEQIGGLYVGNMSAGRFIEQEHIGALIADYAGLASHHIPATRVEAACASGGLSFRQAVIAVASGMEEIVVAAGVEKMTDVASGASVDALAGAADREWEGFVGATFPGLYAMIATDYMNRYPLTREQLAQVAVKNHFNGARNPIAQFRQEITIDTVIRSSLVADPLRLFDCSPITDGAAAVVLAPLDRAREFTDTPVRVLASAQASDTITLHDRRDISTLDATVAAGRRAFAAARLSTADIDLVEVHDCFTIAEICAIEDLGFCRKGEAGRLTEEGATALNGDIPVNTSGGLKACGHPVGATGIKQVFEVVQQLRGEAGKRQIEGAAIGMTHNVGGTGATVAVHILGV; translated from the coding sequence ATGAGAGACGTTGCCGTTATCGGGGCAGGGTGCACCCCCTTCGGGGAGAAGTGGAACAGCTCGTTCCGCAACCTCTTCGTGGAAGCCGGCATCCTCGCCCTCGAAGATGCAGGGGTTGCCGGAGAACAGATCGGCGGGCTGTACGTGGGGAACATGAGCGCCGGTCGGTTCATCGAGCAGGAGCATATCGGGGCCCTCATCGCCGATTATGCCGGGCTTGCGTCGCACCACATCCCTGCCACCCGGGTCGAGGCCGCCTGCGCTTCGGGAGGGCTATCCTTCCGGCAGGCGGTCATTGCCGTGGCCTCGGGCATGGAGGAGATCGTGGTGGCGGCCGGGGTCGAGAAGATGACCGATGTTGCCTCCGGGGCGAGCGTGGATGCGCTGGCCGGCGCGGCAGACCGCGAGTGGGAGGGGTTTGTCGGGGCGACCTTCCCTGGCCTCTATGCCATGATCGCCACCGATTACATGAACCGCTACCCCCTCACCCGCGAGCAGCTCGCGCAGGTGGCGGTGAAGAACCATTTCAACGGGGCGCGGAACCCTATCGCCCAGTTCCGGCAGGAGATCACCATCGACACCGTGATCAGGTCGTCCCTGGTGGCCGACCCGCTCCGCCTCTTCGACTGCTCCCCCATCACGGACGGGGCGGCTGCAGTCGTCCTTGCCCCGCTGGACCGGGCACGGGAGTTCACCGATACCCCGGTCAGGGTGCTGGCCAGCGCCCAGGCGAGCGATACCATCACCCTCCACGACCGGCGCGACATCAGCACCCTTGATGCCACGGTGGCAGCCGGGAGGCGGGCGTTTGCCGCGGCAAGGCTCTCCACGGCCGATATCGACCTTGTCGAAGTGCACGACTGCTTCACCATCGCCGAGATCTGCGCCATAGAGGATCTCGGGTTCTGCCGGAAAGGGGAGGCAGGGCGCCTGACCGAGGAGGGGGCGACCGCGCTCAACGGGGATATCCCGGTCAACACCAGCGGTGGACTGAAGGCCTGCGGCCACCCGGTGGGGGCGACCGGGATCAAGCAGGTCTTTGAAGTGGTCCAGCAACTGCGCGGCGAGGCCGGGAAGCGCCAGATCGAGGGAGCAGCGATCGGGATGACCCACAACGTGGGGGGCACCGGGGCTACGGTCGCCGTGCACATCCTGGGGGTGTGA
- a CDS encoding hydroxymethylglutaryl-CoA synthase: MVGIITYGVYIPRYRIRVEEIARVWGANADDITGGLGVFSKSVPGHDEDTATIAVEAARNALARREIDPGDIGAVYVGSESHPYAVKPTACTVGEAVGATPCMTAADYEFACKAGTAAIQTCMGLATSGMIRYGLAIGADVAQGAPSDALEYTAAAGGAAYVIGMDDPIALIHRTCSFTTDTPDFWRREGQGYPRHGGRFTGEPGYFRHVEGAARLLFEQAGKGPKDYTYAVFHQPNAKFPQRVAKTLGFSPEQIRPGLVVPRLGNTYSGSSMIGLAATLDVAKPGDRIFVASFGSGAGSDAFDIEVTDAIGSDAFRRDAAPGVEQLLADPVYVDYAQYARYKGKIVMQK, translated from the coding sequence ATGGTAGGAATCATCACCTACGGGGTATACATCCCCCGTTACCGGATCAGGGTCGAAGAGATAGCCCGTGTTTGGGGGGCCAACGCCGATGATATCACGGGAGGACTGGGGGTATTTTCAAAGTCGGTCCCAGGCCACGACGAGGACACGGCGACGATTGCTGTCGAAGCGGCCAGGAACGCACTGGCACGGCGGGAGATCGATCCCGGCGACATCGGAGCAGTCTACGTCGGTTCGGAATCACACCCGTATGCCGTCAAGCCTACGGCCTGCACGGTCGGGGAGGCCGTGGGGGCCACCCCCTGCATGACCGCCGCGGATTACGAGTTTGCCTGCAAGGCGGGAACCGCGGCAATCCAGACCTGCATGGGGCTGGCAACGAGCGGTATGATCCGGTACGGCCTTGCCATAGGGGCCGACGTGGCGCAGGGTGCGCCCAGCGATGCGCTCGAATACACCGCCGCAGCAGGGGGGGCTGCCTACGTTATCGGCATGGATGACCCGATCGCCCTGATCCACCGCACCTGCTCTTTTACAACCGACACTCCCGACTTCTGGCGCCGCGAGGGACAGGGCTACCCGCGCCATGGCGGGCGGTTTACCGGGGAGCCGGGTTACTTCCGGCACGTGGAGGGTGCAGCCCGGCTGCTCTTCGAGCAGGCTGGGAAAGGCCCGAAGGACTATACCTATGCTGTCTTCCACCAGCCGAACGCCAAGTTCCCCCAGCGGGTGGCAAAGACCCTAGGGTTCTCACCGGAACAGATCAGGCCCGGCCTGGTGGTGCCACGGCTCGGCAACACCTACAGCGGGTCATCGATGATAGGGCTTGCGGCAACCCTCGATGTTGCTAAGCCCGGTGACCGCATCTTCGTGGCCTCGTTCGGCTCGGGGGCGGGCAGCGATGCCTTCGATATCGAGGTGACCGATGCCATCGGCTCAGATGCGTTCCGGCGGGACGCTGCGCCGGGTGTCGAGCAGCTGCTCGCCGACCCTGTCTATGTCGACTATGCACAGTACGCCAGGTACAAAGGAAAGATCGTGATGCAGAAATGA
- a CDS encoding helix-turn-helix domain-containing protein, whose product MKSDVRHQLAEKMAGEITLSDAPGKALKKWRMSFNIPQGALAEQLEVSPSVISDYESGRRKSPGTAVVGKIVDTILSIDEANGGKYIKKFGKILYADIDDDVIYDIHDYPQPVPLGSFAGALGCRTVCGSLSQSIFGYTIINSLNAITQLSSNEFNRLYGWSTERALIFTEVTSGKSPMVAIRVTPFKPRCVVLQGIEPELVHPLVPKMAKRDHITVLCTAMRAEEIVRVLREKQW is encoded by the coding sequence ATGAAATCTGATGTGCGTCATCAGCTGGCCGAGAAGATGGCCGGCGAGATAACGCTTTCAGACGCTCCGGGCAAAGCCCTGAAGAAGTGGCGGATGAGTTTCAACATCCCCCAGGGAGCACTTGCCGAACAACTCGAGGTCTCCCCCTCGGTCATCAGCGACTACGAGAGCGGGAGGCGGAAAAGCCCGGGGACGGCCGTGGTGGGAAAGATCGTGGACACGATCCTTTCCATCGACGAGGCGAACGGTGGCAAGTACATCAAGAAGTTCGGGAAGATCCTCTATGCAGACATCGATGACGATGTCATCTACGACATCCACGACTACCCGCAGCCGGTCCCCCTGGGCTCCTTTGCCGGGGCGCTTGGCTGCAGGACGGTCTGCGGCTCCCTTTCCCAGTCGATTTTCGGGTATACGATCATCAACAGCCTGAACGCTATCACCCAGCTCTCATCAAACGAGTTCAACCGCCTCTATGGCTGGAGCACCGAGCGGGCCCTCATCTTCACCGAGGTGACGTCCGGCAAGTCGCCCATGGTGGCCATCCGGGTCACCCCGTTCAAGCCCCGGTGCGTGGTGCTCCAGGGAATCGAGCCGGAACTGGTGCACCCGCTGGTGCCGAAGATGGCCAAGCGCGACCATATCACCGTGCTGTGCACCGCGATGCGGGCCGAGGAGATCGTGCGCGTCCTGAGGGAAAAACAATGGTAG
- a CDS encoding DUF120 domain-containing protein, producing the protein MIMPEDLQCLKVLALMGGLNGPVRVSSQSLGNALRTSPQTASRRLQALERQLLLARSVSPDGQSITITRSGEEELRREFSDYCRIFTYESESCSLQGSVISGLGEGKYYMSLDHYVEQFSRALGFVPYPGTLNIRLHPSSLSIRRRLDQRDWIPIEGFSANERTFGNARCLPCRFRDTPCGIVIPGRSHYPDDVLEIIAPVSLRETYLLVDSDTIAVEVAP; encoded by the coding sequence ATGATCATGCCTGAGGATCTCCAGTGTCTCAAGGTGCTGGCCCTCATGGGTGGCCTGAACGGGCCGGTGCGGGTCTCTTCCCAGTCGCTAGGCAATGCTCTGCGCACCAGCCCGCAGACCGCCTCCCGCCGCCTCCAGGCCCTTGAACGCCAGCTGCTCCTGGCCCGTTCGGTTAGCCCGGACGGGCAGTCGATCACCATAACCAGGAGCGGGGAGGAGGAGCTCAGGCGCGAGTTCTCGGACTACTGCCGGATCTTCACCTATGAATCGGAATCCTGCTCCCTGCAGGGATCGGTCATCTCCGGCCTGGGCGAGGGAAAATACTACATGAGCCTGGACCACTACGTGGAGCAGTTCTCCCGGGCCCTGGGTTTTGTCCCGTATCCCGGTACGCTCAATATCAGGCTCCACCCCTCCAGCCTCTCCATACGCAGGCGGCTGGACCAGCGCGACTGGATCCCGATCGAGGGGTTTTCCGCCAACGAGCGCACGTTCGGAAACGCCCGCTGCCTGCCCTGCCGGTTCCGGGATACACCCTGCGGGATCGTCATCCCGGGCCGGTCACACTATCCTGATGATGTCCTGGAGATCATCGCCCCGGTCTCGCTCCGGGAAACCTACCTGCTGGTGGATTCGGATACGATAGCCGTTGAGGTTGCACCATGA
- the ribB gene encoding 3,4-dihydroxy-2-butanone-4-phosphate synthase, whose product MIQDALQALREGKFILLYDFDDREGETDFAIRADRVMPADVARMRRDGGGLICTAIPSRAADRLGLPFATDLLRSCPGMEGMAGPVPYDPKNRSSFSLWVNHRDTWTGVTDNDRALTIRAIADQVSMTLNGGGENFHSQFRSPGHVALLRADEKLLDQRRGQTELSIALATMAGITPAITICEMLDEQSGTALSKAGAQAYARSHGLVFIEGSEVVEAWGSPTP is encoded by the coding sequence ATGATACAGGACGCACTGCAGGCACTGAGGGAGGGGAAATTCATCCTCCTCTACGATTTTGACGATCGGGAAGGGGAGACGGACTTTGCCATCAGGGCAGACCGGGTCATGCCGGCCGATGTGGCGCGGATGCGCCGGGATGGCGGCGGGCTGATCTGCACGGCCATCCCCTCCCGCGCCGCAGACCGTCTCGGCCTCCCGTTCGCCACCGACCTGCTCCGGTCATGCCCCGGCATGGAAGGCATGGCCGGGCCGGTCCCCTACGACCCGAAGAACCGCTCGTCATTCTCGCTCTGGGTGAACCACCGCGATACCTGGACCGGGGTGACCGACAACGACCGTGCCCTGACCATCCGGGCTATCGCCGACCAGGTCAGCATGACCCTGAACGGTGGCGGGGAGAACTTCCATTCCCAGTTCCGGTCCCCCGGGCATGTCGCGCTCCTACGGGCGGATGAGAAGCTCCTCGACCAGCGGAGGGGCCAGACCGAGCTCTCCATCGCGCTGGCCACCATGGCCGGGATCACGCCGGCGATCACCATCTGCGAGATGCTCGACGAGCAGTCCGGCACCGCCCTCTCCAAGGCCGGTGCACAGGCATATGCCCGGAGCCATGGCCTGGTGTTCATCGAAGGATCGGAAGTGGTCGAGGCCTGGGGATCACCAACTCCCTGA
- a CDS encoding ferredoxin: MNARIIRDECISCGTCVDICPEFFELGKKDGLSQVVEQHRTGGKLDEGSVPPGLEEAVKDAADLCPVQVILIE, translated from the coding sequence ATGAACGCGAGAATTATCCGCGATGAATGCATCAGCTGCGGCACATGCGTCGATATATGTCCTGAATTTTTTGAACTTGGAAAAAAAGATGGCCTCTCTCAGGTCGTGGAGCAGCACCGGACCGGCGGGAAACTGGACGAGGGGTCGGTCCCTCCCGGGCTTGAGGAAGCCGTGAAGGATGCAGCCGATCTCTGCCCTGTCCAGGTCATCCTCATCGAGTAG
- a CDS encoding nucleic acid-binding protein, translating to MARGGFSRRDFEREPARRVFAGEIRESRIHFREGDDEKSPTYVLLPTGERCNRVFLVGTLTEKKKQGDQNLFYRARVIDPTGTFFVMAGSYQPEAMQQIARIEPPAFVAVVGKPNVYETPDGAVLVSVRCESVTPVDKDTRDRWVIDCAKATLDRIDALGTTPDGERAVQEYRTDPALFRKLVYEALSQLSL from the coding sequence ATGGCACGGGGCGGTTTTTCCCGCCGCGATTTTGAGCGGGAGCCGGCCCGGAGGGTCTTTGCCGGGGAGATCCGGGAGAGCAGGATCCACTTCCGGGAGGGGGATGACGAGAAAAGTCCCACGTACGTCCTGCTCCCTACCGGCGAGCGCTGCAACCGCGTCTTCCTGGTGGGCACCCTCACCGAGAAGAAGAAACAGGGCGACCAGAACCTCTTCTACCGGGCACGGGTGATAGACCCGACCGGGACCTTCTTTGTCATGGCCGGGAGCTACCAGCCCGAGGCGATGCAGCAGATCGCCCGGATTGAGCCGCCGGCATTCGTGGCCGTGGTGGGAAAACCGAACGTGTACGAGACTCCGGACGGGGCGGTACTGGTATCGGTCCGGTGTGAATCGGTCACCCCGGTGGACAAGGACACCCGCGACCGGTGGGTGATCGATTGCGCGAAAGCGACCCTCGACCGGATCGACGCTCTCGGCACGACGCCTGACGGGGAACGTGCCGTCCAGGAATACCGGACCGACCCGGCGCTCTTCCGGAAACTGGTGTACGAGGCCCTCTCCCAGCTTTCACTGTGA